Part of the bacterium genome is shown below.
CGAATGATCTCATCAGCTCTTTCATCGGCCAGCCGCTCCGCCTCGCGGCTAGTCATAGCCGGATCACTAGACCTGAAAGCCTCTCTCCAATACGAAGCTATCTGGGATCGGCTACCTTCAAATTTGATGAGGAAACGTCCTTCGTCCGGATCATTCAGGTCCTTTAGACCGGCGAGATACACTCCTTCTTCTAGAATCTCGAACTCAATAAGCCGGCCCAGATTGTCCGCGCTCACGGATCTGTAGCGGTACAGCTTCGTGGGAAGTGACCCCGAGTATGAAATGAGCGGTTTTGCGGTTTGGTCGGCTGCTTCCCACATTGTGGTCCCTCTCCACTCAGTGCCTTTGACGCCGAACGTTTGAGTTCAGCGGCGGCGCGTAGCGCCGTCCGCTGGAACGAAGTGTTAGGCGTCTTCGGCTTCTACTCATGCTGACCGAAGAATGAGCACTTCCTTGATGAAGATTCCGTTCATCGTGCAGTCAGTGCAGTGCACACGGGAGATGCCTTGGGGACCAGTGTGGACCAAGAACTTTAGCGCCTGCAGTAGCTGGTAAGTTGTTGCGACCAGCTTAAGATCTGAGATGCCTAGCGCAGAAGGCGAAGTACTTGAAAGAGCTTCAATGACCTTCCGATAGGCAACCGCTTCCTGTCTCTGCAAAAGCGGGTCCAGCGCAGGGCATGCGATTAGGAGCCGCCATTCGTCCGCATCATCGTAGTAGTACCACGCAACAAACGTCGGGGGAATAGCCAGCTCATCGAGCTTCTTTATGAGCTCGACTGCATCTGAGACCAAGCTCTCTACCAGTGCTTCTTCACCCATTGGAATACTCCGTGGTCCGGATCGTAGATCGATTGAATTAGTGAGGCGGCTGCGAACGGATCCCAGAAAGCATATCGGCTTTCCTCGGACCAGTTGTTGGCGATGGCCCAGTATGCTGCGAGCTGTGGATCCGCATTCGAATCGGAGTCAAAGGCAGGTCGCAGTCCTGCGGTTCCAAGCAAGCTATCGAGCTTGTGAACGTAGATGGCATTGACGA
Proteins encoded:
- a CDS encoding DNA-binding protein, with the translated sequence MMTKVDLEKLALLRLEDSILLLQATRFSSAYYLAGYAVELALKACIAKLVQPNTIPDKAFVNAIYVHKLDSLLGTAGLRPAFDSDSNADPQLAAYWAIANNWSEESRYAFWDPFAAASLIQSIYDPDHGVFQWVKKHW